A genome region from Pseudanabaena sp. Chao 1811 includes the following:
- a CDS encoding CPBP family intramembrane glutamic endopeptidase has translation MNAKSLLLSILSLLSVFFIFLTLQASWNNPQEQTKLDLLQTDLILQATQITNTAQENSVGDLFQSLISDGNTQDIYTQSLRSYQEVLQANKSALDRLSLNIKDETDNSQSLSKQYQKKLNNIIEISVRTGLLQVQTGDIQGAIATWASVKELEGESLTSYGLTAQILQGLWSEPTMLFPNAETQLRHTLNGWYRKVALAKVYEAQQRQEKLPELEKQAQIEVNAAINRLVIINSIPLIGGGFGVLVWLGLLVQWIFFRKSSPFYTHPQTDNEQTSHQITWQVPWGIGTTWEVMVLWFTAFCLMTQFVLPVIFEILGIESRASEDFTLQSLLVLLPYTLSVIPMLPILSTSLADYRPLPEGWFRFKITSPQWILWGIGGYFAAVPLVLIASVISQKFLQGQGGGNPLLPILIESQNILPKFLLWTTLAIAAPFFEEYLFRGFLLPSLTKFLPVWGAIALSGFLFALAHLNLADIIPLSVLGIVMGFVYWRSKNLLSSMLLHCLWNSGSFLALIALGGK, from the coding sequence CAAGCAAGTTGGAACAATCCACAGGAACAGACAAAATTAGATTTATTGCAAACAGATTTAATTTTGCAAGCCACACAGATTACCAATACAGCACAAGAGAATTCAGTCGGGGATCTATTCCAATCCTTAATTAGCGATGGTAATACGCAGGATATTTATACACAATCCCTCAGAAGTTATCAAGAAGTCCTACAGGCAAATAAATCTGCCCTCGATCGCCTATCTCTAAACATCAAGGATGAAACGGATAATTCACAGTCTCTATCCAAACAATACCAAAAGAAACTAAACAATATCATTGAAATTAGTGTGCGGACAGGATTGCTACAAGTCCAAACTGGCGACATTCAAGGAGCGATCGCTACATGGGCAAGTGTCAAAGAATTAGAGGGAGAATCCCTAACTAGCTATGGGTTAACTGCCCAAATTTTGCAAGGATTATGGTCAGAACCGACAATGTTATTCCCTAACGCTGAAACTCAACTGCGGCATACCCTTAATGGCTGGTATCGTAAAGTTGCTCTTGCTAAAGTATATGAAGCTCAACAAAGACAAGAGAAGTTACCTGAACTTGAAAAACAAGCCCAAATAGAAGTTAATGCGGCAATTAACCGCCTAGTTATTATTAATTCTATTCCTTTAATTGGTGGTGGTTTCGGTGTTTTAGTTTGGTTGGGGCTACTAGTTCAATGGATTTTCTTTCGCAAATCCTCTCCCTTCTATACCCACCCTCAAACTGATAATGAACAAACTTCTCATCAAATCACTTGGCAAGTACCTTGGGGAATTGGAACAACTTGGGAAGTAATGGTTTTATGGTTTACTGCCTTTTGTTTAATGACTCAGTTTGTTCTACCTGTAATCTTTGAGATATTAGGAATTGAATCTAGAGCCAGTGAAGATTTTACCTTGCAGTCTTTACTAGTACTGCTTCCCTATACGCTCTCAGTTATACCTATGCTCCCAATTTTAAGCACCAGCCTCGCAGACTATCGCCCCTTACCCGAAGGTTGGTTTCGCTTTAAGATTACTTCGCCGCAATGGATTCTATGGGGGATTGGTGGATATTTTGCCGCGGTTCCGCTAGTCTTAATTGCTTCTGTGATTAGCCAGAAATTCCTCCAAGGTCAAGGTGGTGGCAATCCTCTATTACCAATCTTGATTGAGAGCCAAAATATTTTGCCTAAGTTCCTACTTTGGACAACTTTGGCGATCGCTGCGCCCTTCTTTGAGGAATATCTATTTCGAGGATTTCTATTACCTTCACTAACTAAGTTTTTACCCGTTTGGGGTGCGATCGCTTTGAGTGGTTTTTTGTTTGCTTTAGCCCATTTAAATCTCGCTGATATTATTCCCTTGAGTGTTTTGGGAATTGTGATGGGTTTTGTCTACTGGCGCTCTAAAAATCTACTCTCATCAATGCTATTACATTGCCTCTGGAATAGTGGTAGTTTCCTTGCCCTAATTGCCCTTGGCGGTAAATAG